In Abyssisolibacter fermentans, a single genomic region encodes these proteins:
- a CDS encoding cobalamin B12-binding domain-containing protein: MDRPIRVLVSKPGLDGHDRGAKVIARALRDAGMEVIYTGLRQTPQQIVAAAIQEDVDVVAMSILSGAHNHLFPKVMELLNEQGADDVLVIGGGVIPDEDIPGLKKAGIAEIFTPGTTTGTTIDFIRKNVKRVQ, from the coding sequence ATGGACAGACCAATTAGAGTATTAGTATCCAAACCGGGTCTTGATGGTCATGATAGAGGAGCAAAAGTAATTGCAAGAGCATTAAGAGACGCAGGTATGGAAGTTATATATACTGGATTAAGACAAACACCACAGCAGATAGTAGCAGCTGCTATACAAGAAGACGTAGATGTAGTAGCCATGAGTATACTATCAGGAGCACATAATCATTTGTTTCCAAAGGTTATGGAGCTTTTAAATGAACAAGGAGCAGATGATGTATTAGTAATTGGTGGTGGAGTTATACCGGATGAAGATATACCTGGATTGAAAAAAGCAGGTATAGCTGAGATATTTACACCTGGAACAACTACAGGCACAACAATAGATTTCATAAGAAAAAATGTCAAAAGAGTCCAATAA
- a CDS encoding thioesterase family protein has protein sequence MFSNLKIGLEARVEKIVTDKDTAAEFGSGDIYVFASPVMIGLMENASLNAVDKELGNEYSTVGINVNVNHISATPVGQKVYAVAKLIEIDGKKLCFKVEAYDENKKIGEGTHTRYIVNIEKFLNKIKN, from the coding sequence ATGTTTTCTAATTTAAAAATAGGATTAGAAGCAAGAGTAGAAAAAATTGTAACAGATAAAGATACTGCAGCGGAATTTGGAAGTGGAGATATTTATGTTTTTGCTTCACCAGTTATGATAGGCTTAATGGAAAATGCTTCACTTAACGCAGTAGATAAAGAATTGGGCAATGAATATTCAACAGTTGGTATAAATGTAAATGTAAATCACATAAGTGCAACTCCAGTAGGACAAAAGGTTTATGCTGTAGCAAAGTTAATAGAAATTGACGGTAAAAAACTTTGTTTTAAAGTAGAGGCATATGATGAAAATAAGAAAATAGGAGAAGGGACACATACAAGATATATAGTAAATATAGAAAAGTTTTTAAATAAAATTAAGAATTAG
- a CDS encoding acyl-CoA mutase large subunit family protein, which produces MIGGIFQVFDNDMLKQIKQEKEQWQQAKVNKALSRFPERMENFTTGSGENVNRLYTPEDVESLQYNDDIGFPGQYPYTRGVQPTMYRGRLWTMRMYAGFATAEESNKRYKYLVEQGSTGLSVAMDLPTQIGYDSDHPLSEGEVGKVGVAIDSLEDMEVLFDGIPLDKVSTSMTINAPASVLLAMYIAVAEKQGVSSDKLRGTIQNDILKEYIARGTYIFPTEPSMRLITNIFEYCSKYVPKWNTISISGYHIREAGSTAAQEVGFTLADGIAYVDAAIKAGLDVDTFAPRLSFFFNAHNDLLEEVSKYRAARRLWAKIMKERFGAKNPKSMALKFHTQTGGSTLTAQQPDNNIIRVTIQTLAAVLGGTQSLHTNSRDEALALPTEDSVRIALRTQQIVAHESGVTNTIDPLAGSYVIEAKTNEIEKKAMEYINKIDDLGGAPRAIDLGYIQKEIMDSAYDYQKEIEDNSRIVVGMNKFQIEEESPKGLLKVDPQVGERQKAKLAQLKARRDNDKVKERLEALRMACQGEENVMPFIVEAVKVYATLGEICGIMREVFGEYQQSVNL; this is translated from the coding sequence ATGATAGGAGGGATTTTTCAAGTGTTTGACAATGATATGCTTAAACAAATTAAGCAAGAAAAAGAGCAATGGCAGCAGGCTAAGGTTAACAAAGCTCTTTCAAGATTTCCAGAAAGGATGGAAAATTTCACAACAGGATCCGGAGAAAATGTAAATAGGCTTTATACACCAGAAGATGTTGAATCATTACAATACAATGATGATATAGGCTTTCCAGGACAATATCCATACACAAGAGGTGTTCAACCTACAATGTATAGAGGTAGACTATGGACAATGAGAATGTATGCTGGATTTGCCACAGCAGAAGAGTCAAACAAAAGATATAAATACCTAGTTGAGCAAGGTTCTACAGGATTATCAGTAGCAATGGATCTTCCAACTCAAATAGGATATGATTCAGATCATCCGTTATCAGAGGGAGAAGTTGGAAAAGTAGGAGTTGCTATAGATTCTTTAGAAGATATGGAAGTACTATTTGATGGTATACCTTTAGATAAAGTTAGTACATCAATGACTATAAATGCACCTGCATCAGTTCTACTTGCAATGTACATAGCTGTTGCAGAAAAGCAAGGAGTATCATCTGATAAACTTAGAGGAACAATACAGAATGATATATTAAAAGAATACATTGCTAGAGGGACATATATATTTCCTACAGAACCTTCTATGAGACTAATAACAAATATATTTGAATATTGCTCAAAATATGTTCCTAAATGGAATACAATCAGTATTTCTGGTTATCATATCAGAGAAGCTGGATCAACTGCAGCACAAGAGGTTGGATTTACTCTAGCAGATGGTATAGCTTATGTTGATGCTGCTATAAAAGCAGGATTAGATGTTGATACATTTGCACCAAGATTATCTTTCTTTTTCAATGCACACAATGATTTATTAGAAGAAGTTTCAAAATATAGAGCGGCAAGAAGATTATGGGCTAAAATAATGAAAGAAAGATTTGGTGCTAAAAATCCAAAATCAATGGCACTTAAATTCCATACACAAACTGGTGGTTCAACATTAACAGCACAACAACCAGACAATAATATCATTCGTGTTACAATACAAACATTAGCAGCTGTATTAGGAGGAACGCAATCACTTCATACAAATTCTAGAGATGAAGCACTTGCGCTTCCAACAGAAGATTCAGTGAGAATAGCTTTAAGAACACAGCAAATAGTAGCACATGAGAGTGGAGTAACTAATACTATTGATCCATTAGCTGGTTCATATGTTATAGAAGCAAAAACAAATGAAATAGAAAAGAAAGCTATGGAATATATTAATAAAATAGATGATTTAGGTGGTGCTCCTAGAGCTATCGACCTAGGATATATACAAAAAGAAATAATGGATTCAGCATATGATTATCAAAAAGAAATAGAAGATAATTCTAGGATAGTTGTAGGAATGAACAAGTTCCAAATAGAAGAAGAAAGTCCTAAAGGATTATTAAAAGTTGATCCACAGGTAGGAGAAAGACAAAAAGCTAAGCTTGCTCAGTTAAAAGCAAGAAGAGATAATGATAAGGTAAAAGAAAGATTAGAAGCTCTACGAATGGCATGTCAAGGCGAAGAAAACGTAATGCCATTTATAGTAGAAGCAGTTAAGGTATATGCTACTTTAGGAGAAATATGTGGAATTATGAGAGAGGTATTTGGAGAATATCAACAATCTGTTAACTTATAA
- the meaB gene encoding methylmalonyl Co-A mutase-associated GTPase MeaB, which yields MNIENKLLLGDKRACARLISLFENEEQEAIDLVKKLYNKTGKAHIIGITGPPGGGKSTLTDKLAKELRKRGKKVGIIAVDPTSPFSGGAILGDRVRMSDLALDKGVFIRSMGTRGYLGGLSKATQGAVKILDIFGMDYIFVETVGVGQSEVDIVKTADTVVMVMVPGLGDDIQAIKAGVMEIGDVFAVNKSDLQGADKTAREIQTVLDLGHRQDRRIPVVKVTARLNEGVNELLNEILSHMDYMEECGELSDRRGENARKEIISMVETELMNIIMKKAQKNDFLNNISNDVVLRKIDPYTAKDEILSLIKNK from the coding sequence ATGAATATTGAAAATAAGCTTCTATTAGGAGATAAGAGAGCATGTGCTCGTCTTATCTCGCTATTTGAAAATGAAGAACAAGAAGCAATAGATTTAGTAAAAAAACTTTATAATAAAACCGGAAAAGCTCACATTATAGGAATAACTGGACCTCCAGGTGGAGGGAAAAGTACACTAACTGATAAACTTGCCAAAGAATTAAGAAAAAGAGGGAAAAAAGTAGGAATAATAGCAGTAGACCCAACGAGTCCTTTTAGTGGGGGTGCAATATTAGGTGATAGAGTTAGAATGTCTGATTTAGCACTAGACAAAGGAGTTTTTATTAGAAGTATGGGTACAAGAGGATATCTTGGAGGACTTTCTAAAGCTACACAGGGAGCTGTTAAGATATTAGATATATTTGGAATGGATTATATATTTGTAGAGACAGTTGGAGTAGGACAATCAGAAGTAGACATAGTGAAGACAGCAGATACAGTAGTTATGGTTATGGTACCCGGATTAGGGGATGATATTCAGGCGATAAAAGCAGGAGTGATGGAAATAGGAGATGTCTTTGCTGTTAACAAAAGTGACTTACAAGGTGCAGACAAAACAGCTAGAGAAATTCAAACAGTTTTAGATTTAGGACATAGACAAGATAGAAGGATTCCAGTAGTAAAAGTAACAGCAAGACTAAATGAAGGTGTAAATGAGCTATTAAATGAGATACTAAGTCATATGGATTACATGGAAGAATGTGGAGAACTTAGCGACAGAAGAGGAGAAAATGCTAGAAAAGAGATAATAAGCATGGTAGAAACTGAACTTATGAATATAATAATGAAGAAAGCACAAAAAAACGATTTTCTTAATAATATATCTAACGATGTAGTATTAAGAAAAATTGATCCATATACTGCAAAAGATGAGATATTAAGTTTAATTAAAAATAAATAA
- the mce gene encoding methylmalonyl-CoA epimerase encodes MVMKVDHIGIAVKSLEETLKFYTQVLGLKLHDTEIVEEQKVKVAFLPIGDTELELLESTEEDGPIAKYIEKKGQGMQHIAFRVEDIEKAIEDMKNKGIRMIDEKPRYGAGGAKIAFCHPKSTNGVLVELCQRD; translated from the coding sequence ATGGTAATGAAGGTAGATCATATAGGTATAGCTGTAAAAAGCTTAGAAGAAACTCTTAAATTTTATACACAAGTACTAGGATTAAAATTACATGATACAGAAATTGTTGAAGAACAAAAAGTGAAAGTTGCTTTTTTACCAATTGGAGATACTGAGTTAGAATTATTAGAATCAACAGAGGAAGACGGACCTATAGCAAAATACATAGAAAAAAAAGGACAAGGCATGCAGCATATAGCTTTTAGAGTAGAAGATATAGAAAAAGCTATAGAAGATATGAAAAATAAAGGAATAAGAATGATAGATGAAAAACCTAGATATGGTGCAGGTGGAGCGAAAATAGCTTTCTGCCATCCTAAAAGTACAAATGGTGTTTTAGTAGAGCTTTGCCAGAGAGATTAG